The Centropristis striata isolate RG_2023a ecotype Rhode Island chromosome 1, C.striata_1.0, whole genome shotgun sequence nucleotide sequence gaTTCTAAAATCACCTAAATGTAAAAATCCACATCTGAatgtattgatatttattgagtGACACTCTGAGGTGATCTATCAGACATTTCAGGTGGAATTAGGTTGTGGCAAAGAGCTGTTTCCTTTTAATAAGAAGTTGAATTCAGAAGGAAGATAGCTCATATTTGAAGCttatgacaaataaaatcaatgtaAGAAGTGGTGGGAAAATAAGGGTTCTTtgagtttgtcctgtaaatgtAGTCCTTAttaacccataggaacctatggtgagacctgtgtaacaaacactttaaatcttctagaaaatctcccatattcagctttatgcttcacattaactcattaaatccctaagagacgtATACTCTACACCTGGggaggtggtcatgtgactgagacaggaagtgacttctcctaaatatgtgtgtgactggaaacacaaatgcaaaaaaagtagcTCATTCCATAAAGCTTATTTCTTGCTACTAGGCtcaatttaaacccatttaacaattctaatccgttaatagtttgtcctgtgttgcatttaactgttctgaccatatttatTGAAGAAATTAATGTCACaaatttgatatatgttatagagatgcaaaagaaaaaggcaaatttgtgtctctgtaagcagaaaatgtgtctagtttttttctattttaaaataagaaatatcataaacataaataccataaacgcccattgtaacatcacagatctttgacatttaggagtagaattttttttttaaatatcagaaatgtgttctatgtggtccactcatagaacacatcctttaaggataactggctctgggttcttatgggttaaagtctgactagatcagtagttctcaacctttttgagtcgcgacccccaatttaacatgcatgttgtcagtgacccccgctcactgaacacaatctcacacgcacagttcagatcacccaaaaaagaaacaaaatgacaaaaaaagacacaaaatgaccagaaaagacagaaaatgaccaaaaaaggaaacaaaatgaccaaaaaagtcacaaattgttcacaaaatgatttaaaaaaagacagaaaatgatcaaaaaatacagaaaatgaccaaaaaagacacaaaatgaccaaaaaagaccctaaatgaccaaaaaaacccacaaaatgaccagaaaagacacaaaatgaccaaaaaaatgaaacaaaatgaccaaaatagacacaaattgaccacaaaatgatcaaaaaaagacacagaatgacaaaaaaagacacaaagacagaaaatgacaaacaaaaaaccccacaaaatgaccaaaaaaagacattaagtgaccaaaaacacattaacacatgaaccccaattggggtcccgaccccaaggttgagaatagctggactAGACTACTCACTGTTACTACAAAAGTCTCAATCATCAAGAAGcttaacctttttttcttagattatttatttattttctttttatctatGCATTTCTTATGAACGTGCTtccatttatgtatttataaggGACTCACTGAGCTTGACTGTGTTCTCTGGGTTACTTCCCACCATGTTTGATACCTGGTCCTGTGTGAATGTGGTCAGCTCATTATTATTCTGTCACTGTGTGACTATCTCAGCTTTACTGATGTAACATTCACACCACAGACACATATGGGAGGTTATCAGATGATGCCACTGTACCACTGGACTGACACTGAGCTGAAATGCATTTTTAGGCCGAGGTTCCACTTAGAAATGTTACTAACTCAGATTGAGAGTATTCTGAGTTATCCAtttatcttttaatttaaagagagagaaagagaaagatgtTATAACTGTGTGATCTATCTAGAGTCTTGAGGTTTCTTCTCAGGGTTTGGGGTCATGTGATCATCTGATAGAAGGACTGCAAGCTTTCAATAGCCGCATGATTTAACACCTACAGTAAGGTGTTAGATTCTCAGCATTAAACACGCTGCTGTTTGTGTGAAATATTTGCACATTCTCACAGTATAGAACTTTTTTTCAGAGATAATTTCTGTGATTGCTTACAGGAACATGAAGATATGGAGCCTTCACAACCTGCTGATCATCTTCTGCAGTGAGTTCTTTAGATTTAATTAAGAGTTTTCATCAATATACACTGGATCGgatttctttgtctttgtatTGCTTTACAGTATTATGAgtacatttatcatttatatctGCATACTGAGTATCACGTATCTGTGTAGTAGGGctgaccaaaagtcatatcctgatatatttaggctgaatattaatatacgatatatatcctgatatttttatcgcaaagtgagagcaaatgttcagtcacagTCAAAGCCAAATCTGACATgtaacaagtagttttattgaaactgtttatttaagtgaacataaatactgtgtaaCAACAGGaaaccttcttttcttttttttttttaaatcaaagctccataaagtgcacatttaaataaaaaaaaaatcttaaataaaaacaacctaTGAAATCAcacaggccaatctttttctgaaataaatatatttatatgagaaaagaataacaaccattaaaaaataactaaatatggcaaaccctagtaagggcagcatttatatataaagaaagtatAAACAtcttttaactatatcgatatacagtacaggccaaaagtttggacacaccttctcattcaatgcgtttcctttattttcatgactatttacattgtagattcatcaaaactattaatgaacacatgtggaattatgtacttaacaaaaaagtgtgaaataactgaaaacatgtcttgtattttagattcctcaaagtaaccaccctttgcttactagaatataagacatgttttcagttatttcacacttttttgttaagtacataattccacatgtgttcattcatagttttgatgaatctacaatgtaaatagtcatgaaaataaaggaaacgcattgaatgagaaggtgtgtccaaacttttggcctgtactttgtgtgatatggtctaattccatatcacatttaaaaatatatggatatattttctacattgatatatatcacccagccctactgtgtagttataaactattaacattaagGAAGTGAGATCCAACTGTACAGTTCTCCATGTAGTCAggtggcttagctaaataaaggggacacgctggacaaaagcaccacattttttccacgtgctctctatcaccataggtttcaatttttggtaggagccacttcatcaagatggccgatccgagatggcacccatataaagtctatgagaaccaatacatcttccaagccacacagaaggtcaatcttggtgtcaaaatctacattttctgggtccaggaatcatttaaagctgttgagaatatcactagatgattatttgatcaaatagaaatgttcattttcacccagactggtaggcaactcgcttcaagtgctgcagcagagaatcctgagctgaaaatgtttggaatctaataattatgtaaatacatggccaaaatgaacatatctatttgatcatctagtgatattctcagtagctttaaatgattctttgacccagaaaatgtatattttgacactaagattgaccttctaagtggctttgaagatatactggttctcatagactttatatggctgccatctctgatctgtaatcttgatgaagtggctcctaccaaaaattgaaacctatagtgatagagaggaTGTGGataaaatttggtgcttttgtccgacgtgtcccctttcttcccaaatctggtcctaagccgccggactaatgtaaaaaactaaaaacataccatggtgcgtgtgtgtgtctgtgtgtgtgtgtctctctctgtatgtgtgtgcgtgtgtgtgtgtgtgtgtgtgtgtgtatgtgtgtgtgtgtgtgtgtgtgtgtgtgtgcgtgtgtgtctctgtgtgtgtgtgtgtgtgtgtgtgtgtgtgtgtgtgtgtgtgtgtgtgtgtgtgcgtgtgtgtgtgtgtgtgtgtgtgtgtgtgtgtgtgtctcctgcaGCGTTCCTGGCTGCTGTGTCTGCTGCAGTAATCGTTGGATACGAGGGGAAGGAAGTGAGCGTTTCCTGTCCTTATGAAGCAGGTTATGAGTCTTATGAGAAGTACCTGTGCAGGAATAACTGTGACCACGATGGTGATGTTGTGATGAAGAGCACagaggtgaagaagaagagcaaataCTCCTCCCACGATGACAGAAAGAGACGAACCTTCACCGTGACCATCTCTCATCTGACCCCTAAGGATGCTGGGAAATACTGGTGTCGGGTGACAACATACTTTAAGGACCCTCACACCGCTACTGTCCACCTGGATGTAGGTAAATAATCTGCAGCTGCCTAAATATGATAAATTATTTGAAAgactgggtaacactttacaataaccatcatttataaatggtaaacagatagtttattaatgtttaatcatcatttataaaccgtatataggccatttataatggtaaatagaaaatgtattaatgttgaactataatttatttttttaatagatggtatattaatgtaaattgatagttactttaccataaacaaacaattacattataattattagtttattaatagttttgcactcattataacatttttaacaccatattaagtatgtaaatgatttcaaaatgattcttatacctttaagaaattgtttgaaaacatttaaagattaaatatatatagaattttgtaaatggttaataattggtttataaaccatctataaacatcacttagatggttattgtaaagtgttaccaaagacTGTTCTGGAAAACTAATAACTTTTCTTTAATAATATGTTGttgatgctgtaaaaaaaaaacaccttattaTCCCAATTCTGAAACTGTCATGAGACtgtttttccacttttatttttgttatttaatagCTCATGACACAAAATATATGAAACAGAATGCTTAATTTGAGTTTACCATTTTATAAGTTATattataacacatttggctCAGTTCAGGCTATCTGATTGGTTGTTAGCCGGGATTTAATAACCACATAAAAAGGCAATGACGTCTAATTTCCCTGCAGGATCCAGCAtcactctaaaaaaaacattactaatGAACTGttacaaagtgaaaaaaattagTAAGCTAGAGTTTTCATTTGATACAACTTTGATTTAGGGATATTTTTACcctatttttataataattactCCTGTTTGTAAATGTTTCCTCCTGTGTTGCTGTAAAATCAAGTGAAACAACATTCAAGCCATTGTTAATGATTTCACCtggtaattaaatgttttataggaCATTCTTAATGTGGACCAACCACCGTATGTATTACATTATCCACATTACTGCAGCTTTTGTCTGGGCTTGTAACAGTCTCTGatggtctttattttattatatttattattttattttatcatatagTATGGGTCCTGTAACAATGTGACCAAAGTCCAAAGTCATGAGAAATCTGGCCTTCTCTCCTCATTTACTGTCATCTTTCTGTCGAATAAAggataaaaaatctatttaaaaacagaagaagaaaagaagaagagtgcTCCTCTGATATAACGTCTCTCTGTGTGACAGCTTGGTGCTGTGTGGCGTCCAGGAAGCTGGCTGGCTCTGTGGGACGTCCAGTAACGCTGCAGTGTCCCTATCCACCAGAACACCGGGACAACAGGAAGTTCCTCTGTAAGGGAGAGCAGCGCAGCAGCTGCACAGACATGGTGACCAGTCAGAGCAGGTTCACGCTGCAGGATGATGTTTCCTCCAGCTCCTTCTCAGTCACCATCACAAGGCTGAAAGCAGAGGATGCTGGGACATACTGGTGTGGCTCAGACCCCCAGTGGGCTGCTGCTGACTACATTAAGATTCAACTGTCAGCAGGTAAGATTATTAAAACAatctcacaatcctctggtaaagctgtcagagttatagtttgggcgtaggacgcacagatgcacaaacaaaacgcaccaacagcctcattggctcccatattaaaaacgcaggaagatttatcaaaaaaaaaatgtaaccgtttttttagatcgctctaacaaagctattttttcatctttcttaagaaaaaacatatgtagacgttcaggaagaactcaggacgctcaaagtgaagtcagatcaatgataggtattatggttttgtcaaaaatgctttctgttcgaggccaggaATTTCAGTTTTTCCACCTCTGGCCACTCTTCCGGAacattccgttgattgctctgctctgattggtcgaccccacctGGCCACcgggttgcttagctaccaaagcctcccccagcCCCCCactcccccccctcctcctccaacacagacattttaactgaaaacagttaactctaacTGTTACAGACATGGCATtttgagaccttataacttgaccatacattgtccaatctgcctcaaacttgttatgcatgatgatggttcatcactgaccatttctacataacaatatttcataaagttccgcccttttgattagccacgccccctttcatgaaaaatgaaccgtttgtcctagaaacttgtatgaggtgtctgtgaactcaggacagagtccctgtttaactgctgattcaagccacgcccccttgagtagccacgccccttttacaaACTTtggaaccgtttgtcctacagacttgtatgaggtctctgtgaactcaggacagagtcccagtttaactgttgatttgagccacgaggatgacggtccagaggcaagcacacaatcaaaatttctttcgaaattttctagtttttctcCTACCTtgccccaatcctcttccgtatTTTGTGGATGTGTagataaatatagaaaatgtttttgaatgtcAGGTTCAATGTTCTGAGGATCTTTTTCTCTGACAGTTGTTCCTCAGCAGACGAGCACGGAGAAACCTGCCACATCACAGACAAGACACACCCCTGAACACCACATCAAAGGTGTGTATGAACATGAATGAGTCCATTCTGGGTATGTGGTGACTGGAGACTGATGAGTTTGGTGTTTTTCAGATGAAACATCCACTTACATGGGGTTTTTGACTGTTCCTGCTGTGCTGCTGGTCCTGGCTGCTGCCCTGCTCTCACTGTACAGATGCAGAGAGAAAGgtaaacactgaaacacacacactcatacacacacacacgcacacactcacacacacacacacacacacacacactcatacacacacacacacgcacacactcacacacacacacacacacacacactcatacacacagagCCGTGACTCAGCacgttgtgttgtgttgtgttatgttgtgttgtgttgtgttgtgttgtgttgtgttgtgttgttgtgttgtgttgtgtgtctccAGGTGAAGTCATCATGAACAGAAATCTATCAGAGACTGAAGCAAGAGAAATGAAGCCTGTGACTCCTGTAAGAAACTCTTTCATTTTAGCTTgttagaaatgtgaaaaaatccTCGTATAAAATCATAAAGTtgtttatatatctatatatatatatatatatatttaacctgGAAACGGCAGTGTAAAAGAGCTCACGTATATCACATCTCTTTAAATAACACAAGTACGTTTGTAGATCTGTGAAAGTGAAATGTTTCACTGAATATGATattctagagcaggggtgtcaaactcaaatacacagtgggccaaaattttaaacttggacaaagtcgcgggccaacattgatatttattgaaaaaattgacctaaacaagttcaaacgaaatggaacaagcaaagcttgatataacttaatattgcaaacatgcaaaatcgaatatcaaataaaacaaacaaacacatcaatggcattcatttcttaaataaaaatcgtatgtccctttattttatatgcagccttctttaaatttaaatttaacagtaatctttttccacaggctaaaaataaatgtgagaataaaataacaataataaatcaaatgactaataataatatccttcaatgaatgtgcagccattcaagccttggactagcaagaaaaataaagacaactttaattgttgctcagtttgctccacactgatctactgtgttcaagccagaacaccagcagagcattctgggatttgtagtattatttgcactgtatgataataatttggtattgccttgcgggccaaatataattatactgcgggccaaatttggcccgtgggccagagtttgacacctctgttcTAGAGTAACATTTTTGATAATggcctttaaaaagaaaagattcatCCTCATAGTTCACACAGCAGACAATCTAAATATTTTGTGTCCTGATAGCGATGCTGAATAAAAGGTCAGTAGGACACTAAAACCTGCTAGTATTGTTCTCTCCATCTGTGCTGCTAGAGGGCCAACACTACTTTTACCATTAAACTTGCATTtatattgcttttttatttttgttttcacttttagATTGATGAAAAAAAGCGCGTGGCGTGCTCAGACAGGAGCTCCTCCTccaggcaggaggaggagacagacgacggccagcaggaggcgctctACCAGAACATAGAGTACCAGAACTACACCGCTGAAGAATCCATCTACTCTAATCTCTGACTGCTCTTTGGGATTATTTATAGATAATGCTATATGTCTGGTTTTGTATTATGCATTTACTATGCACAtactatgcatttatattaaatcaggcaatatgattttgatacaatgattatgtttgtgtgttaatgttataacatatatttcattgtctgtttcatatttttagacttttagaatctatgtgagacagtgaaaatcctttggctctgtaagacatgatatctctgtaagacataacaaggcaggaggtttttgttgaatgttctggagaagaagccaggtcaggatggccttgtccggggcagcaagatcgtatgcccagctggcatgacgtgccgctttgtattgattaaaactggtgaatcagcggatcaagagggcgggacttcctggaggaaatcgaccagcatgttttaacaaatgttagtattttaatgtgttcagggagagagacgtggttcagacttcaccaactgaaacccgtctgtttgtatcagggacatgagtttttgaacccggagaatctctgtaaaatgcacattttttgacgtattgtaataaaacttttgttaaactgagaacttggacgtctccagctcttcatttcccatcaacgatctgcgcagaaaaatggtgaggttttttctgttggtgacagattatcaattttcaaggtttcctcatgcaatttttctaacaatacCACAAAGTTAGCAGTATATTTGTACCTTTTGTAAAACccaataaattaacaaaacattggAAAACATCAGTGTTTTTTTGCCGAAACATAAATAAGAGAGGCCAGTAATAGACTTCGTGTTGGTTGTGTGTCAGTGAGggaagttttttaaatttacaccTGAAACTCTCAAATGTAGCTTCATACAGCACAGAAGATATGACATTTCtcaaacatttatttgtttattttacattaaaacattttaaaacagtttaaaacagtttaaaacagtttaaaacagtttaaaacagtTGGACATTCAAAGGCTGTAATAAAAACCTGTGGTGAGCACATGGGGAGCAGGTCTTCAGCTCCAGGACTGTCTGAGAGAAGAGCTGACTGCTGACAGTTTAAATGTAGTTTTCATGctttatgtcattattattttgacCAATGGTTCTTTACTTGTTGTTACTTCAAGCTCTGATGGTTTCTCTTTGGTGCTTTGTCTCATGTTAAACTGCTGTTTGAGACTCTGTTTGTGAATCTTGTTGTAGTTACAGTAAATCAATCATCTGATTGAGATGCTGTAGATGAGTGTAGATGTCCATGTGTGCAGGAGAAGGCAGCAGCTCAGGGAGGAAGGAGAAgttctcctgctgctcctcactgGCTGAGTGGGAGGACTCTGTTTGAGTGGGAGTGGGAGCAGAGGGGGACGTCAGCGTGGACGCTGTTCCTGGAGAATCCAGCAGGGGGGCGGGGCTAATAACCTCATGCACTGGAGGCAGGAAACACATCGgcatgctggtgtgtgtgtggggtggctGCACCTGCACCTGCACCTGATGAGGCTGACAtgctggggaggaggaggactccGTCAGTGCTGCTAGCGAGGAGGAGGACTCCATCAGTGCTGCTCGTGAGGAGAAGGACTCCATCAGTGCTGCTCGTGAGGAGGAGGACTCCACCAGTGCTGCTCGTGAGGAGAAGGACTCCATCAGTGCTGCTCGTGAGGAGAAGGACTCCATCAGTGCTTCTCGTGAGGAGAAGGACTCCATCAGTGCTGctcgtgaggaggaggaggactccaTCAGTGCTGCTtgtgaggaggaggactccATCAGTGCTGCTCGTGAGGAGGAGGACTCCATCAGTGCTCCatgtgaggaggaggactccATCAGTGCTGctcgtgaggaggaggaggactccaTCAGTGCTGCTCGTGAGGAGAAGGACTCCATCAGTGCTGCTCGTGAGGAGAAGGACTCCATCAGTGCTGctcgtgaggaggaggaggactccaTCAGTGCTGCTAGCGAGGAGGAGGACTCCATCAGTGCTGCTCGTGAGGAGGAGGACTCCATCAGTGCTCCTtgtgaggaggaggactccATCAGTGCTGctcgtgaggaggaggaggactccaTCAGTGCTGCTAGCGAGGAGGAGGACTCCATCAGTGCTGCTCGTGAGGAGGAGGACTCCATCAGTGCTGCTCGTGAGGAGAAGGACTCCATCAGTGCTgctggtgaggaggaggaggactccaTCAGTGCTGCTCGTGAGGAGAAGGACTCCATCAGTGCTGCTCGTGAGGAGAAGAACTCCATCAGTGCTGCTCGTGAGGAGGAGGACTCCACCAGTGCTGCTCGTGAGGAGAAGGACTCCATCAGTGCTGctcgtgaggaggaggaggactccaTCAGTGCTGCTAGCGAGGAGGAGGACTCCATCAGTGCTGCTCGTGAGGAGGAGGACTCCATCAGTGCTCCTtgtgaggaggaggactccACCAGTGCTCCTtgtgaggaggaggactccATCAGTGCTCcttgtgaggaggaggaggactccaCCAGTGCTCCTtgtgaggaggaggactccACCAGTGCTCcttgtgaggaggaggaggactccaTCAGTGCTGctcgtgaggaggaggaggactccaTCAGTGCTGctagcgaggaggaggaggactccaTCAGTGCTGCTAGCGAGGAGGAGGACTCCACCAGTGCTCcttgtgaggaggaggaggactccaCCAGTGCTGCTagtgaggaggaggactccATCAGTGCTCcttgtgaggaggaggaggactccaTCAGTGCTCcttgtgaggaggaggaggactccaTCAGTGCTCCTtgtgaggaggaggactccATCAGTGCTcctggtgaggaggaggactccATAGAAACGTTATACCTGCCTTAAACATTTTAATAGAAATACTGAATCAAAGACCCTTCATTTGTAGAAACATATAAGTTGTTTTGTGCTCTTTATGTTTAATAAAAGCACAATTGTTTGACCTTAAACTTCAAGGTAAAAGTTCAAGTAAGCTATTTTTTCCTCCACAGTAATAATGTTCAACAGCATTCCaactaactttaaaaaaaactattcaaCATAAAGACTTCTTGTCTGTATAGTCTGATTATATAATGTAATCAGTGATTTAATCtagtcaaatatgacatcttGTTGTCATCACctttcacataaaaacacactatgACACACTAAAATAG carries:
- the LOC131960346 gene encoding histone-lysine N-methyltransferase SETD1B-like; translation: MLEEDSVSAASEEEDSISAAREEKDSISAAREEEDSTSAAREEKDSISAAREEKDSISASREEKDSISAAREEEEDSISAACEEEDSISAAREEEDSISAPCEEEDSISAAREEEEDSISAAREEKDSISAAREEKDSISAAREEEEDSISAASEEEDSISAAREEEDSISAPCEEEDSISAAREEEEDSISAASEEEDSISAAREEEDSISAAREEKDSISAAGEEEEDSISAAREEKDSISAAREEKNSISAAREEEDSTSAAREEKDSISAAREEEEDSISAASEEEDSISAAREEEDSISAPCEEEDSTSAPCEEEDSISAPCEEEEDSTSAPCEEEDSTSAPCEEEEDSISAAREEEEDSISAASEEEEDSISAASEEEDSTSAPCEEEEDSTSAASEEEDSISAPCEEEEDSISAPCEEEEDSISAPCEEEDSISAPGEEEDSIETLYLP